The DNA sequence TATATTACAGATTGTAATTATGATTTTTAAAGTTATACTTTTTGTATAACTTTAAAAATTTTTATTATCAATTATATACTATATGGAAATAATAACTACTCAGCTATACCTTTAATTTAGGAGTTTCATAGGCGAAAATTCAGTCTATTTTTTTGCTACAACACAAACATGTGCGATACCACTACATCTTGTAATAAAACAGGTAAACATATTTGTTTAGTAAATTTTTCTAACTATCTTATATCTTCATGAGGTGACTGAATAGTTACCAGAAATATTTATATAAGTTACGTATTAGGGGTGAGTTTTTAGGAGGTTTAAATGAGAAAAATATTGCCAGGGGCCATTTTGTCTTATACCCAGTATGGATATTTAAAGGTTCCGAAAAATGTAAAAAGCGAGTGTCCTAAATGCGGTAAATCAGGTGAATTTACGTTAAAAACTAATTTTTACCATGTTACAAAAAGAGGATTATTCGCAGAAGGGCTTTGTTTTGAATGTAAAAAGCCATCAGAATTTGTGATTATGTTTAATGATTATATGGATCGAATAAATGAGGAAGTAGATGTTTATATTTATAGTCCTTCGGATTTAAGAGATCCTTTGGATCAGCTCGAACGCAATAAACATATCCCTATAGACCTTTTTAGGGCATATCGCTCTACTTTAAATGTCAGTCAGTCAAAAGATAACTCTGCTGCTGCAGTAATGTCAAAACGAGTTCTTGAAAGTGTCCTCAAACATTTTCTTGGAGAGAAAAATAATGGGCAGTCTCTTTCCCAGCAATTTGAGCAATTGCCAAAATATATCGATTTAACTAAACCGATTCAAGATGTTGGCCACCTCGTTCATCCGGACAGTCCTCTTTATGGGATGCTTGAATTGAAACAGGAAATTGATGATGAAACAGTAGCTTTATTAACAGAATTATTAGAAGTCCTTATCCAGTATTTATTTGTGTTGCCTGAAAAAATCGAATCAGTACATGATAAGATTGAACAGAAATTTAAAAAGGTGTAGCACGCACATTTTTAAATTTTTATACGCTAAGAGACTTTCAAAAACCAATAGCATAATTTCAATTGGGATTTTAATTTAAGATAAGTTTTGAGACACCATTTAAGCTATTTTTAGCTTATTTTACGTTGAAGTGCATTTGTCTCAAATACTTACCGACGTTTTTGAGATTAGGTGATTTTCTTAGATTAGTAAAATCAACGCTTTTTCATGCCGAATTTTGCTTAGCGTATATTTCCGTTAAAATGTGAGCGGTACGCCATACTCATTAACTTAAGAATTTTTCTATCCTCAAGTATAAAAAATGTTATTCTTTCTAAAATAACTAAATTATATTTCATAAAAATGTTTTAGACTGTAAAAGATATTTATAACCTGAAAAGGGATTTTCCATTCACATAATCATCGTTATCAGAAGTTGTTAAGTCCATTTTTTACAGGTGGTCCCAATATTTTGTGTTATGTATTCAAGCACCTTCACCAATAAAGATACCCCTTATCCTCATTATTCCCTGTAGAGAGCAGCAAACCCCTACGTCGTGCTACTGGGAGCACTATGATTTAGCCATATTCCTTTTCTTTTTCTCCAAAACAAATACAACGAATAAAGCAGTTAAGAAGAAAAGACCTGAGAGAACTTTGATTGATGTATGTGAAGCAAGTACTAGATCTTTAAGAAAACGGTTCTGGTGCAAATATATGAAGAAGAACGCGGATAATAGTAGATTCCTAGTGAAATCGTATTTTATGCTATAAGTCCAAACATTTGGTGGATGAACTCTTTCTGATTTTGGACAGACTGATTGGTCTTACCCCCGTCAAGTAGACAGCTGTAGAAAAAGACTATGCAGCCATAGAAAAAGAGATCTGTTTAAAATAAACGGATCTCTTTTTTTAAAATAAATTTCATATATCACATGGACCATTCGTATAAATTGTATGCAGGCTAGGTTGTACCCATGATACTACTTAAGATAACTAGATTATAAATAAATTGTTTATTTATAGGGGGTTTTGGCGAGGACAAGGAATCTCTTTCTAACATCACGAATGCTATAACGCGAGGTGATGGTGATATGGCTAATGAAGCAGGAAGCTCTCAGCTGGTGTATATTAGCAAGGACGTAGCGATGATGCTCAAGGTTCAAGAGTCAACTTTACGGAAGTACTGCATCATGCTAGAGGAAGCCGGATACCCATTCCATAAGAATGAGCATGGCCACAGGGGATTCCTAGATCAAGATGTTATCACGCTGAGACGGTTAATTGAGATTAAATCACATCCTGATATGACATTAAAACAGGCTTGTAACGCAGTAATGATATGGATAAAAGAGAAAGATGTATCAGAGGATGACACAAACGTTATAACAGAAGCCGAACAACATAACGAACGATATAATGAACTGAAAGAAATGATTCAGCAGCAAAACCATTTGCTAGAGAAACTGACACATAAATTAGATGCACAACAGCGGTATATTGATGAAAAGTTAGAGAAACGCGATCAGCAGTTTATGAGTGTGATAAGAGAGATACAAGAAGAAAAGAAAATATTATTAGAGACAGCCGCAACAAAGAAGAAACCATGGTGGAAATTATGGTAAATAGCTTTTTCTAAAAAGCAATTTTGTAATGTACCAAATATCTTTTGAACTACCCGACACATAATTCTCTTATGAGCTGTTTAAAATTGGGGATTGTTTCACGGAAATGGTGAGTAAAAGAGGAACTTTCACAAATTCATGTATACGCGAAGGGTTAGAAAGGACAGGTATCAGTTAAGATATACTTTACCAATGCATACGAAAAAATAACCACCCTGAAATACTGTACACACAGAAGAGGGATTTGCATACAAATCGATTTATCTTGTACAATAATACTAAGAAAAAGAAACGACAGGGAGAGGAAATCCATGTCCAATAAGTTAGTAAATTTACGAATTGATTTTGCGTTTAAACAATTATTTGGTACAAAAGGAAGTGAAGATATTCTCACTGGCTTTCTTAATGCCATTTTAGAAGAATCTTTAGATGTGCCGATTGTATCTTTACAATTGGAAGACCCACATCTCCACAAAGCATATGAAGATGATAAATTGTCCATTTTAGATTTACTCGCAACCCTTGATAATGGGACACAAATAAATGTAGAGATACAGCTCCGCAATACGCATGATATGATTAAACGTTCCCTCTATTATTGGTCTAAATTATATACCTCTCAAATGCAAGAAGGCATGCCTTATCGTTCGCTTCGAAAAACAATAACCATTAACCTATTAGATTTCAAGTTGTTTTCTAGTGAAGAAGCATTTCATACAACAGGGAAACTCTGGAATACAAGGACCCATCAAGTGTTGTGTGATGATATGGAAATCCATTTTGTAGAAATCCCAAAGTTAGTTAAACAGTGGCGCGAAGAAAAAGTGAACCCATGGGAAAATGCATTTGTTCGTTGGATGTTATTATTACCGGCACATGAAGATGAACATTTAACTCAAACACTGGAGGAGATTGCTATGAATCAAGATCCAATCTTACAAAAAGCGATGGATAAATGGGAAAATATGAGTCATGATTCTTCTTTCCGACTTGCATATGAAG is a window from the Bacillus sp. DX3.1 genome containing:
- a CDS encoding DUF3967 domain-containing protein translates to MANEAGSSQLVYISKDVAMMLKVQESTLRKYCIMLEEAGYPFHKNEHGHRGFLDQDVITLRRLIEIKSHPDMTLKQACNAVMIWIKEKDVSEDDTNVITEAEQHNERYNELKEMIQQQNHLLEKLTHKLDAQQRYIDEKLEKRDQQFMSVIREIQEEKKILLETAATKKKPWWKLW